CATACATCTAATGGGTATCTTGGACAATGCTATAGCTAACTAAGGTATTTGGTGCGAATATTATTAGTTGTTAGAATAAAGTATTTATGTTAGAACTAGAAAAACAGAATGAATTCATGGTAGCTAGGATCCATGAGTCTTGTCAAACTTGAGTCTCACAAAATAATGAAACTGAGATAAGAACTAAACTATTGTTACACAAAATGCTTGAGATTCAAACTAGAGCTTATTAAAGAGACCATATGTTGGTTAGATCAAGGAGTATCCCATATATAGAAGCTACACACAATAATGCATGCATTCAGAtaacatttgttaaaatattCTATCAGCTATAGCACGTAGTAGCAAAATTTTCCAAATTTACATAGCTAGAATACTTTGATGAGGCTGTAGCATAATATGTATTCCTGGAAGGTTAAAATTCATATCTATACCAAGCAAGAATAAGGAATTGTCTcgttaaaaaagtaaaataggtaatttatgaaaagaaacaaacaaTTTTTACAGCATAAGAACATTCATTTTCCTaaacaataaaagaataattgtctTGTTGgctatagttaaaataaataaaccaacaaacatacaaaaacacataaaatttacTTAAGAGACAGACTACAATGTCGTCTACAAACTAATAATTCAAACACGTCACATTAAACAAACTTAAAAGTTGTTTTGATCCCTTAAAAATTAAGCCAATTTCCTTCCATCAATATCTTCATGGCCTCTGCCAACACCCTTTTACCAAAAATATGGTTTTGAAGTTTTTTGCGATAGGATTTAATGAGAAAAGAAAGTTCAACACGCAGACCACCCTGCAATAAACAAAGCTTATAAAAGATTAAGCAAAAATGTGATTACAATTTTAACACAAACAAGATCTGAATCAAAACATTGTAATTGGAATTCtcccaaaaatattattttaagttggAAAAACATAATTTGAAACATAGTGCAAGAGAGGTTtcaaaccttggtgcattctagtGCTCTTTGAGCAACATAATTTCCAAATGGATCTCGAACAACAGTTAAGAAATCACGACTTGTCATTATCTCCTCAACTATAACAGCAACATCATTCTCTTCAGAGTATCTCAATAGATCTTCCACCACATTGCTAGCATGTTTATCCATAGAAAGTCTAACAAAATTGTCTTGAAGCACTTCTATCACCATTTTCTTTACTCCCATTTTAATTACATATTGCAACACataatttctttataaaaacaaaaaaaatctatcAATTATCACATACTAGTAccagttttaaaataatggataattcaataaataaataataataagttgaaGAGTGTAGAATCAAACCCATATGGATCTACTGCTAGAACCATAGCATTACAGACTATTCCTGTAATCAGCAGTTCTATGGGCATTCCCCCAACATGCTCAAGACATTTTTTAATAGCCGTACATCCAACTTTATCTGTTGCAACTTCAACACAATTTTGTGCTACTTTATCCAAGAGCATCTGAGAGAAAATTATCAATTAATGGATGAAAAAAATCAGCATTGCAATATTAAGATGGAGTTAGATGAAGGCTAATGTGAAACACAAGAGTATTTCATCAAATCCTGCTAATTAAATCTAAGATTTCAAAACATGACAAATTGGCCAAAGATATATAGAAAGACATAAGTAGATGATAAAAGATAATGACAAGTAAATGAGAAGGTAGCATCTAATTTGAGTTTGCAATCTCTATCCAtagaaaaacattaattgatggtaaaagataataacaatgagAGTATCCTGCTAAATTGAGCTATACAATGTGTTCAATATTTTTAAGTGGGGACAACTCTCACTTTGATTTTGCTTTTGGTATTGAGTTTGGCTCAAACTTAATTAGTTCTAGGAGAACTATTCAAGCAATCATATTATAACAACCAATCAATCATATTTGCCTAATATCAAATACCAATATCACAACCAACATATAGTCAAAAGGAGTAAAACACAAGaatgagaaagagagagaggtggcattaattacttttttgtaTATGGGCTGGAAAATCTTCAAACACTGCAGCACGACATAACTACCATTAAGATTTTTCATCAATGCAAGAGTGATACACTCAACGgtacacaaaatatgatataacGTGGGAGGATGATTAATATTCTCCAACATGTTTTGCATGACTCGAGTTCTGCAATAAAATTATACAAATcatcaataatataaattttgagaaaataaaaatcaaatcaataatattcgagtttttttttttataaaaaaagtcttACCACTTTAATCTAAATTTCATGTCAAATCAAGTTTATTATGTCTCTATGATCATAATAAATGCTATATTGACTACATTTTGAGAGTAATTGATCTTCACACTATCAAACATGATGACCAAaatgttgggtgggctcactccccaagtggaacccaccaattttactagtattattattattattattattgaaataaaaagaaaaaaaaaatttaatgggtttggcccacttgaaggtaataaaagggatttagaaatgaCACACAGAAAAACAACAGTTGCCagataagaaaaataagggtttaatttgtgcatttaaatggaggagaaaaataaaggtcccaatatgattaaactcaattcttctaattatacactttggaagactctcatggaagacatgttatacaataAAGATTTGTacgatcctattgagggtgacatTGCTAAACCTGCAGATAAATTTGACGCtaactggaagaagatgaatagaaagacagtggcgttgatcaggcagtggttggatctgagtgtatatccacatgttgaaactgaaatagatgctaataagatgtgagaaaaattaaaagagttgtatgaacgaaagaatgtgcaaaataaagcattttgATTCgaaagctggtgaatatgaaatataaagatggagattcaatggcagagcatatgagtatttttcataaTATAGTGAATTagttgacaac
The genomic region above belongs to Cicer arietinum cultivar CDC Frontier isolate Library 1 chromosome 4, Cicar.CDCFrontier_v2.0, whole genome shotgun sequence and contains:
- the LOC101500101 gene encoding pumilio homolog 12-like, with translation MDCHGCRCLQAKIDEGNPRNVEAILSVVKDNIHELIKHPFANYLIQRIFKARNSVTYHQIHSLVLLLTSNHQKLIDVCKDNYGTRVMQNMLENINHPPTLYHILCTVECITLALMKNLNGSYVVLQCLKIFQPIYKKMLLDKVAQNCVEVATDKVGCTAIKKCLEHVGGMPIELLITGIVCNAMVLAVDPYGNYVLQYVIKMGVKKMVIEVLQDNFVRLSMDKHASNVVEDLLRYSEENDVAVIVEEIMTSRDFLTVVRDPFGNYVAQRALECTKGGLRVELSFLIKSYRKKLQNHIFGKRVLAEAMKILMEGNWLNF